A segment of the Gemmatimonadaceae bacterium genome:
GATCGCGGCGCTCCCGCTGCTGGCGGCGGAGAACGGCCATCTCTTGGTGGACGCGACGGAGTTCTATATCCGGGACTGGACGGACGTGGCGGCCACGCTGCAGCGGAGCCACGAAGGCACGTACGTGCTGGCGCGCGACCGGTCGAGTGTGTTCCGGCCGTACACGAACGCGTTTCCCAAGAACACCGAAGTGGACGTGTCGCTCACCTTCGCGGCCAGCGGGGCGCCGGGCCGGATCGTGAGCCGCATGGCGCCGGACGGCCACGCGATCACGCTGCGCGAGCACGTGTCGTTGCTGGCGCTGCCCAACGACCACTACCGGCCGCGGGCGTGGGATCCGCGCATCGGGTACTTCGGGATCACGTTCAACGATTACGCGCAGCCCATCCAGGATCCGCTGCAACAGCGGTGGATCGAGCGCCACCGGCTCGAACGCGTGAATCCCGACGATCCCCATTCGCCGATCAAGGATCCGATCATCTACTGCGTGGACCGCGGCATTCCCGAGCCCATCCGGACGGCGACGCTGCAGGGCGTGAAGTGGTGGGAGCAGGCATTCGACAGGGCGGGGCTCGCCGGCGGATTCAAGGCCGAACTCTGTCCCGAGGGGATCGACCCGATGGACGCGCGCTACAACATCGTGCAGTGGGAGAATCGCAACGAGCGCGGGTGGTCGGTGGGCGGAGCGATCTCCGATCCGCGCACCGGGGAGATCATCAAGGGCATGGCGCGGCTCGATTCGCACCGCGCGCGCACCGATTACAACATCTTCGCGGCGCTCATGGGCGCGGCCAAGACGCCGGCCGACACGCACTTCGTGCTGGCCCGCGTGCGGCAGGTGAGCGCGCACGAGACCGGGCACACGCTGGGGCTGTCGCACAACTACATCGCGTCCACGTACGGCCGGGCGTCGGTGATGGACTATCCGGCGCCGCGGGTGACCCTCGACAAGAACGGGCGCATCGATCTCTCGGACGCCTACGGCGTGGGCCCCGGGGCGTACGACGTGTGGGCCATCCACTGGGGGTACGGCATCTTCCCGGCGGGCACGACGCAGGACTCGCTGAAGGCGATCGTGGCCGAGGGGTTGAAGAAGGGATACCTCTACCTCTCCGACGCGGACGCGCGTCCCGACTACGCGTCGGATCCGCGCGTGAACCTGTGGGACGACCAGTCGTCGGCGTCGCAGTTTCTGAAGAACCAGATGGACGTGCGGCGCGTGGCGATAGCCAGGTTCGGCCTGTGGAATCTGCGGCCCGGCGAGCCGCTGGCGGCGCTGCAGGAGCGGTTCGCGCCGCTGTACTTCTTCCATCGGTTCGCGCTGAGTTCGCTGTCGCGCACGATCGGCGGGATGGAGTACGCCAGCGCCGTGGTGGGCGACGGCCAGCAGGCGACGACGCCGATTCCGGGGGCGCAGCAGCGCGCGGCGTTGAGCCAGCTGCTCTCGGCGATCACGCCGGCGGAGCTGGCGATTCCCGACACGGTGCTGACGCTGCTCACCCCCAACGCCACGGAGGTGTCGCCGCGGGTGGAACTGTTCGGATCGCGCACCGAGCCGGCGTTCGACGAATTCGGCGCGGCGCGGACGCTGGCGCAGATGGTGGTGGGGCTGGTGCTGCAGCCGGAGCGCGCGGCGCGGGTGGTGGCGTTCGCCACGCGCGGACGTGGGATGCCGACGCTGGGCGAGGTGATCGACTCGCTGGTGAATGCCACCTGGAACGCCCCGGTGGCGGGCAGCGCCAAGTACCGGGCGCTGCAGCAGGTGACGCAGCGGGCGGTGGCCGACGGACTGCTGTTGCTGGCGGCAGACACGACGGCGGCGCCGGAGGTGCGGGCGATCGTGGACCTGAAGATCCGCGATCTGCAGCCGCAGGCGGCGCGGCGGGCCGCGTCGGGGACGTTCGAGGCGCGGGCGCACTGGAGCGCCATCGCCGGCGATTTCAGCCGGTGGATGGAGCGGCGGGAACTGCCGCAGCCCACCCGCGCGCTGACGGCGCCGCCGGGGGATCCGTTCGGGGGTTGAGCGGCCCTCGGTTCCCGAAATCCGGCGCAGAACACGGCGGGCCGTGGGCGGTCAGGATGATGCCGCCCACGGCCCGCTGCCGCTGATCGCCTCAGTAGATCGCGATGTTGTCGAGCCAGGCGTTGGGATACGCGATGTACGATTGGAGCTTCTTCGAGGCGCGCGAGACGTTACAGGAGTTGTAGACGTAGCTCTTCTGGCCGTTGGCCGTGGACGTGTCGACGTTCACGACGCCGGCGCCCGTGGTGTCGCCGAGCAGGACGTTGAGGCCGCTCATCGTGGCGCCGGAAGTGGTGTTGTTGCCGTTGGACGTGAGCGATCCGCCCACGAGCAGGATGCCGTTCCACATGTTGCTGCCGCTGATGACGAAGTTGCTGTCGGCGATGATGATGCCGCGGCCCGCGTTGGGCAGCGAATAGTTGTTGGTGTGGATGCGGATGACCGGCCAGTAGCTCGTGTCGGCGGAGAACGTCGCCGCGCTGGGAAAGCTCTGCGGCGGGATGGTGATATCCGCCGGGATCGACCCGGCCAGGATGCCTGCCCAGTCGATCTTCACCTGCGACGCGAGTTGGGCCGTGGTCTGGTTGGAATCGATCGGGGGATTTCCCGTGGGCAGGTATCCGCCGGTCGAACTCCATCCGCCGCTGGGCACGGTGACGCCGGCGAGCGTGGTATCCACTCCGCACTGGTCGGTGCCGCTGATGGTTCCGGCGTTGCCGTTCTTCTGAATGCCGGACAGGCTCGTCCAGCCGGAGAGCACATTGACGACGGTCGTGTTCCACCGCGCATAGGTGCCCACGGCCCGCATGGCGTACACGTTGCGCCCGCCCGCGGAGAGCTTGGTGGTGGTGTCGACACCGGTGGACATGACGAAGTAGATGGCCGGATCGCTGCTCCCTGTGGTCGCGTGCACGAGGCGGGAGACCACCCAGGCGTAGCCACCGTTCGACGCGACCTTCGTCGACTCCGCCGTGACCGTGGGCGGCGAGCCGCAGTACTGGCACCACCCGGACGTTCCGCGGAGGACGAGAAACTGCTGGAGCCCGTTCTGCGCGATGGCGAACGCGCGCTCGGTGCCCTTCTCGGCCTGATTGGCGGAGATCTCGGCGTTCGTGGAGAGGAAAGCGGCGGCCAGCGCGGCGGTGATCACGGCGATCACCAGCACGGCCATCGGCAACGCGAATCCCTTGCGATTCTCGAGACGCAACATGGCTCAACTCCTCAGAAGCTTCGCGTGTTCTTGAAGAACACCGCGGTGGTCATCTTGGTCATGCTTCGCAGACCGTTGGACTGCAGCTTGGGACTCACGCCGTAGAGCAGGATGTCCAGTCCGCGAATGTTGGACAGCGCGGGCACGGTGGTCTGGGACGTGTCCTGATTGGGGACGTAGAACTTGAAGCGCGCCGTGGAATCGAAGGGCGCGAGCAGTTCTTGCCTGCTGCCGCCGGCGGGGGTGCGATACAGCCCGTAGAGTCCGGGAAATGCCGCCGAGGAATCGAACGAATACGTGATCTTCTGCCAGAGGAAGACGGGGGTGCGAACCGCGATCCCGGCCGCGGCCGGGGTCAGCTGGAGCACCTGGCCCGATCGGCCGTTGACCGTGAGCGTGGAGATGCCGGCCTGGCCAGCCCCGGTGCCGGTGCACATGGCGGGCGTGCCGTACACCGTGATGTTGTTCGCGCCCTGCGGCGATGGGGGCGTCACGATCGTGTAGCGCCCGGCGCTGTTGCGCCACGCGTAGCCGGCGTACTTCGCGATCGCCATCACGCTGGTATCGGACGGGAGCAGGCTGACGATCGTGGCCGAGGAGGTGTTGCCGCAGGCCAGCCCGAACGCATAGGGCACGATCACGCGCACCGTGCGGCCGTCGGCCGACACGGAGTCGACGCCGCCCGAATCCTGGACCATGCGCAGGTCCGTGAGCAGCAGGTTCATTGATTCGCGAGCCACCGCCCGCGCATTGCGGGCGCCGTACTCCCGGGTGAAGAACCTGGACTGCGCGATCACGAGACGGGTGAACGCGGCGCCGATGATCGCGACGATGAGCATCGAGACCAGTAGTTCGGCCAGCGTGAAGCCCCGGCGCGCCCTGGTGGGGGACGTCATGTCAGCAGCCCGAGCACAGAGGGGAACCGCCCGCCGCGTTGGCGCGCGTGAACAGCAGCGAGTCGGTGGCGGCGGTGTTCGAGGTGGGCGCGAGCACGATCTTGACGGCGATGCGATTGGTGGCCGGCGTGAGCGTGATCGCCCGCGTGTAGGCGATGCTGCCGATGGTGATCGTGTCGGCCTTGCTGGACATCGTCGCGAGGGTGGTATACGGGATGGCGCCGAGGCGCGCGGCCTGCTGCTCGAGGGCGGCGGAGCGATTGGCGACGAGGCTGTTGGACTGGCCGGCCGACGCCACGGACAGCGAGAGCTTCGCGATCGTCACGAGCACGATCCCGAGCATCGTCATGGCGATCATGATCTCGATCAACGAGAACCCCCGCCGCGTGGGCAGGGTCTGGTGAGGCGATTGAAGACGGTTCATTTGATCTGCACCAGTCCACCCTGCGTCATCCGGACACGTTGCGTGTAGGTGGCGCCGCCGATCGTGGCCGACAGGGTGGCGGAGAGGGAGTCGTTGGCGAGACCGGCCGGATAGACGGTGACCGAGCTTCGCGAGAGGGTGATGTTGGACGACGTCAGATTGAATCCGGCCAGGGAGGTCTTCCGGAATACCGCGCCGGAGGCCACGTCCTTCACCGACAATTGCATCGTCGTGGTATCGAAGCTGATCAACACCGGCTTCCGGTCGCGCAACGCCAGACCGAAGGCGGCCTGCAGGTCGTTGCTCATCGCGATGGCGGCGCGGTTCACGCGCTGGCGCGAAATGATGGCGCTGATTCGGCCGACCGACACCCCCATGATGATCGCGAGCATCGCGACGGCGATGACGAGCTCGATCAACGTGAATCCGGACCGCTGGCCGCGCGGTCTGGATTGCGGTGATGGAGACTGCCCGGATCGTGACATGAGGGTCCCTGAGGAGGGAATTGACCAACCTGGTCCTGACCATGACGAACTCTAAGTCAGAGCCAAAGCCGGTGATGTGATACACATTACCGAGGACGAAATGGCAAACAAGTGGCAACGTGCCCGATGGTGTCTCATTTCTACACGGCTGGGTAGTGAGGGTTGGCCCCACAGCAGCCAGGAACGCTTCCACTGCCACGCCGATGTGCGATGCGATATCTCTCGGGTCCGGCGCGGGCCGGGCCGGATACTCGGAAACACTCCGGAGGCTGCAGGATGCGGATTCGAAGGCTTGGCGTGGTCGGCGCCGGAACGATGGGGCACAGCATCGCGGCCCTGGCCGCGTCGGCGGGGATTCCGGTGGACCTGCTGGACATCGCGGCCACCGAGGGCGATCGCAACGGCCCGGCGGCGCAGGGGCTGGAGCGGGCGAAGAAGGCGAGGCCGGCGGCATTCATGGATGTCCGGCGGGCTTCGCTCATCCGGATCGGCAATACCGCCGACGATCTCGGGCGGCTGGCCGCCTGCGACCTGGTGATCGAAGCGATCATCGAACAGATCGAGCCCAAGCGCGCGCTCTACGCGCAACTCGAGCGGCTGCTGCCGGCGCATGCGATCATCGCCTCGAACACGTCGGGCATTCCGATGGCCCTGCTCACCGAGGGTCGAACGGAGGGGTTCAAGCGGCGGTTCGTGGGGATGCACTTCTTCAATCCGCCGCGCTATCTGCACCTACTGGAGATCATTCCCACGGCCCATACGGCTCCGGAAACGCTGCACGACGCGCGAGCGTTCAGCGAGCGCGTGCTGGGCAAGGGGATCGTGACGGCGCGCGACGTGCCGGGATTCGTGGCCAACCGGCTGGGCGTGTTCGGCATGGTGCTGGCGCTCCGGATGATGGAGGAGTTCGACCTCTCGATCGACGAGGTGGACGTACTCACGGGTCCGCTGCTCGGCCGGGCCAAGTCGGCCACGTTCCGCACCGCCGATCTCACCGGGCTCGACGTGCTGTCGCACGTGGCGGCGGGGCTGGCGCAGGCCACCGGCGAGGACTTCGCGCTCCCGGCGTGGGTCGCGGCGATGGTCAAGAACGGACAGCTGGGGGAGAAGAGCGGCGCCGGTTTCTACAAGCGCGTGGGCAAGGACATCCACACGCTCGACCGGAAGACCATGGCGTACGCACCGGCCCGGAAGGTGGAGTCGCCGG
Coding sequences within it:
- a CDS encoding zinc-dependent metalloprotease, with amino-acid sequence MRSNFAAVMLTLAVTASSAAAQNPPAAKAAAPVATSIAARTAGFQKHDGFIPLYLNEETGKILLEIPQDSFPALMYVAQTTGLGSNPIGIDRGAGGETQIVHFNRVGDHVFVVFENTRFRGAADNPDHERTVAEAFPTSTIAALPLLAAENGHLLVDATEFYIRDWTDVAATLQRSHEGTYVLARDRSSVFRPYTNAFPKNTEVDVSLTFAASGAPGRIVSRMAPDGHAITLREHVSLLALPNDHYRPRAWDPRIGYFGITFNDYAQPIQDPLQQRWIERHRLERVNPDDPHSPIKDPIIYCVDRGIPEPIRTATLQGVKWWEQAFDRAGLAGGFKAELCPEGIDPMDARYNIVQWENRNERGWSVGGAISDPRTGEIIKGMARLDSHRARTDYNIFAALMGAAKTPADTHFVLARVRQVSAHETGHTLGLSHNYIASTYGRASVMDYPAPRVTLDKNGRIDLSDAYGVGPGAYDVWAIHWGYGIFPAGTTQDSLKAIVAEGLKKGYLYLSDADARPDYASDPRVNLWDDQSSASQFLKNQMDVRRVAIARFGLWNLRPGEPLAALQERFAPLYFFHRFALSSLSRTIGGMEYASAVVGDGQQATTPIPGAQQRAALSQLLSAITPAELAIPDTVLTLLTPNATEVSPRVELFGSRTEPAFDEFGAARTLAQMVVGLVLQPERAARVVAFATRGRGMPTLGEVIDSLVNATWNAPVAGSAKYRALQQVTQRAVADGLLLLAADTTAAPEVRAIVDLKIRDLQPQAARRAASGTFEARAHWSAIAGDFSRWMERRELPQPTRALTAPPGDPFGG
- a CDS encoding type II secretion system protein, whose protein sequence is MTSPTRARRGFTLAELLVSMLIVAIIGAAFTRLVIAQSRFFTREYGARNARAVARESMNLLLTDLRMVQDSGGVDSVSADGRTVRVIVPYAFGLACGNTSSATIVSLLPSDTSVMAIAKYAGYAWRNSAGRYTIVTPPSPQGANNITVYGTPAMCTGTGAGQAGISTLTVNGRSGQVLQLTPAAAGIAVRTPVFLWQKITYSFDSSAAFPGLYGLYRTPAGGSRQELLAPFDSTARFKFYVPNQDTSQTTVPALSNIRGLDILLYGVSPKLQSNGLRSMTKMTTAVFFKNTRSF
- a CDS encoding prepilin-type N-terminal cleavage/methylation domain-containing protein, with amino-acid sequence MNRLQSPHQTLPTRRGFSLIEIMIAMTMLGIVLVTIAKLSLSVASAGQSNSLVANRSAALEQQAARLGAIPYTTLATMSSKADTITIGSIAYTRAITLTPATNRIAVKIVLAPTSNTAATDSLLFTRANAAGGSPLCSGC
- a CDS encoding prepilin-type N-terminal cleavage/methylation domain-containing protein; the protein is MSRSGQSPSPQSRPRGQRSGFTLIELVIAVAMLAIIMGVSVGRISAIISRQRVNRAAIAMSNDLQAAFGLALRDRKPVLISFDTTTMQLSVKDVASGAVFRKTSLAGFNLTSSNITLSRSSVTVYPAGLANDSLSATLSATIGGATYTQRVRMTQGGLVQIK